The genomic window ATAGATATATCCTGCAAAATCAATGATTTGCAGGATTTTTTTGTTTATGGCAACTACTGTAATTTTCAAAAATAATCCAAAAGTTTGTGGCAATTTTGTGGCAATTTTTAAATCAAATAAAAATTGCCACAAAAACGAAATACAAAACGCTACAAAATAGCATGTAATTAATTTATAATGAACATGTTGCGTATCTAAATATCTTGAATCGAGGAACTTTTAGTTTGACATTTATAACCCTAAAAATGTTGAATTATGTTAGTAGAACAAAGCTACGGGCTCACCTACTTTTTAAAGAGCTCAAAAAACGAAAAGATTCGCCACATTTACTTGCGAATCACCGTAGATGGTATTCCTAAAGAGACCTCCACCAAAAGAAAATGGTATCCTAACCGATGGGATCAGAAAGAAGGTAAAGCCATTGGGACAAAAGAAGATGCCCGAACAATTAATCTTTTCCTTGAATCCTTAACCACTAAGATCAATCGTCACAGAACGGAGTTAATGAATAATGATATTCCCATTACCTCTATTGATCTCATTAATTTTGTCAACGGAAAATATCGAGCACGCAATAAAGTTCTTGAAGAATTCCAGGAACATAACGATGAGATGTCCAAACTGGTCATTACCGGGGAATATTCCAAAGGTACCCATGAACGTTATATCACAGCACGTTCACATGTACAGGAATTTATTAAATATAAATATGCTAAGAATGATCTTGAGTTTACGGCATTGAATTATGAATTTGTGAAGGATTATAATATATACCTTAAAACCGTAAGAAATTGCTCTAATAACACTTCATTGAAATATATCAGCAATTTTAAAAAAATTGTTTTAAGGGCTGTGGCAAAAGAGATCATTCCCAAAGATCCGTTCAAGCTGTTTGTTAGCAAGAAAACCAAGATTAAAAAAAAGCCGCTGACAAAAATGGAACTGAAACGGATTGAAGAAAAAGAGTTTAGATCAGAAAGACTAAGTGTAGTTCGGGATATTTTCATATTTCAATGCTACACGGGATTGTCCTACATTGATGCCTTTCAATTAAAATGGGAAGATATTAAAGAGACAGACGATGGAAGTATGTGGATTATGTCAAGCCGACAAAAATCAAAATCAGATACCGACATCCCTCTTCTTCCTAAAGCATTGGAGATTATGGCTCAATATAAGAATGATCCTCTATGTTTGAAAAGAGGCACTGTACTTCCCGGGCGTTCAAATCAAAAAATGAATGAGTATCTAAAAGAAATTGCTGTATTATGCGAAATTCATGAAACGCTCAACACGCATAAAGCCAGACGTACCTTTGCCAGTACGATCACATTAAACAATGGGGTATCCATTCATGTGGTCAAAGAAATGCTGGGACACTACTCAATTAAGCAGACCGAAGAGTACGCCATTACCGAACAGGCATCCATAGCCCGTGAGATGAAGGAGCTTGAAACCAAGCTAAGAAGTACAGATAATTTTAACCAGGATTTGGTGAAATTGCTTGAGCAGCTCGAAAAAGAGTTCCAAGACCTAAAGACTGCCCGGAGCAATCACTCTGATATTTCTTTTGCTGATAGATGTGATGCTTTTGAAAATATGCTGTGTAGGGCAAAGGCAATTGTTTAATAAAAAAGTAGACCTCAAATATTGAGGTCTACTTTTTTTGAGTCATTTTTTGCTTGCGAAGGATCTCCACAGTACTTCGATAATCAGGATGATATGATGGCGTGTACTTTATATAACCTAGCTTCTGAAGCTGATTAAAGTATTTATGATAGCTCGTTATTGTACCTATGTGTGAGTAGGCCATGAGCTTACTCCTGCTCACTCTGATGATCCATTTTTCTTTTTGCTTACAGGCAAGCCTTGCTATGGCTATAAGTAGGGCAATATGCCATACATTCAGTTGTGGATCGCCATCAATTTCATCAAGGAAATCAAACCAACGTTGTGGGTCATTAGTCTTCATCGTCAAATAGGTGTTGAAGATCTTCTTTATTGTAGTAATAAGAACCCAATACTTTTTTAAAGCGAATTTTACCGGTGATCCTTAAATTCTGTAGAGTAGAAGCGGAAATATTCAACGCTTTGCGAATAGCCTTGCTGCGCATCCAGCCAAACTCTTCGGATTCTTTACCATAAGCTAATTTGTTTTCAAGAAGATTTCCAATATCAGAAATCATCTGTTTTCTGAATGCTTCGAGATCATTTTTTGTTAGTGTGTTCATATCAAGAATTTTTAATTTATTTCAAAAATTCATTTTTTTTGTACACATATAGGTAAATTTGCACTCAGAGGTAGTATTTTACCGTCATTTTCCTAATTGAATATTAAAGGTCATACTAAAGCACAATAGTAACTCTTCGGCAGATTACATCCTTCGGCCTCTTTTTTGAGATGGAGGCATAATTATCCCCAATTCATTCCTGAAACGTTCAATCTCCCGTGGATGCGCCTGGCGCTTACGCATCATCTCAAATACATTACTATAGGACTGCTTAAAATATTCCTTAAGCTTTAGAGGACAAGGACGCTCGATTTCTTCTTGATAAACTTTGAGCACATTAACAGGATTGTGAGCAACCAAAGTTACTCCTTCAATCAAGTTTGCATATTCAAGGACAACTGATCGTGAATAAATTCTAATATCATCAAATAACTGATTCTTAGTTATTGCATCAATTGTTGAGGGAATAGCATTAAAACGAACATCATGTGCCTCTTTTGATACCTTCCTGCCAAGCCCCTGATTTTCAATACTGTTTTCATACCTGATATAAGTTCCCAGCAGGCTTAAACGGGGACTGACAGCAAGAAGCATAATATCAACCTGATAGCCTACATCTTTTATTTCCCTTATCGTCTGCTGTAAACGTGCACCTGATGAAAAAGTAGTTTCCAGGATATAGTTTAAACGCTTTTGCTGACAATAATTGCATAAAAGATCATTCCATTTCTGGGCATATTCTGCGGTTATATCAGGATAAAATGATGGATGGTTCCGCTTAATTTCATGGGATAAGGGATGGAAATCCCTGAGATTATCAGCATTGCAGATTACTGCATTACCTCTAAGCAAGGATTCAGCTTCTTTTTGGAGTTCTGTCTTACCTGATCCGGGAGCGCCTCCCAAAATTACCACCTTGGGAAATGGGGAAGGTAGATAGCCATCTGCAACTTCTTCAACAATAATAGCAAGTATAGCAGTAAAGTCTTCATCTGAAAGCTGATATTGCTCTCTCAACTTCAGAAGTTCTTCAGACCATTCGCTTGCCATCGTTGATCATTTTTAAAACGGGGCCATAAGTATCAATAATCAGCTGCATACGTTTTGCATTCCTGAAATTTTCGGTGTCCCTATTGATGTCTTTTATTACACTTGAAAACTGACGTAATTTTTCAATCCGCTGAGTATCTGGCCTATCTTTTTTAAGTTCCAGAAAACGTTCTCTACCAACATAAGCTATCAACTCGCTCAGTATGGAATTGGCGCTTTCTGTAAGAGCATACCAATCAAAAGGATTTTCGGAACTGTTAATATCAATCTTCTTCTGATTTAAGAATTGCTCTATCTGAAGCCACTCCCGATAATCCAGAACAACTGCGACGGGATTACCTGCCTTATCTTTTATGATCTCCTTTTCCATAATATAAATTTAATGATTTTTAAAGAATTGAACAATGACTTATCTGCCCTGCATTTTTTCACCTCCTATTAGAAAATCGGTCTGTTTCTATCCTGATAAATTTTCTGTATCAGTTCGTCAAACTCCTTAAAATGACGTTCAATGATGTTATCTACATAGGCATAAATAGTTAGTTTATTGATTTCAAGCCCTGCGATCAGTTTTAAAAATTTCTGATGGAATTCAGGGCGGATATATACAGACCGCCCTTTGCTTGCATTTTCAATCGGGATCTTAAAGAATGCTTCATAATAATCTTTCTCTGTCATCTGTGCTACTGGCTCCACTGTTGGTTTAATCGACCTATCCGTGCTGATTTCTGGTTTATCTTCCCTCGGCTTCCTTTCTTCTAAACCCCAGTCGGCCATTAGACGCATTGTCTCTGCTTCATCTACCCGTGATTTTACAGGAACCTTTATAGCTTTATCCCTGTTTTCATTTGTTGCTTGGTTTTTAGCTTCATTCCCTATTTTAGGGTCATATTCCTGTGAATTTTCATTTATCATAGCTTTCAATTTTATATGCTTTACCTTACATTTTTATTTATATGAATATGTAACGACAGCTTGATGCCGCATTAAAATTTTGCATCACCATCCGACTATATCATGATAGCTTTGGCCAGAAAACGAATAGCCGTCGGACTGGTTAGCTTTTATCCTGCTGACCATATGACAAATTAACCAATGAGATTGCTGTTCCGGACCGAGTATTGTACTTCTCTGCGTAGATTTACCTTTCTTTTCTCATTAGCCCTATTGACAAAATTACCAATAGGGACGTTGCATAATCATCCAATCTTACCTTTAACTGGGAATTTTGTCAGCTAGATAGCTTTTATATAACCAGCCGTATAACAAATTAAGTAAAGAGTTCCTGTTTTGCGTTAACTGTGGTATTTATTGGCGTCCATGGGCTTTTCTTTTCCGGGTAGTGTGATGACAGGATGACAAACCCGCACATCAGTCAATCATCCAGCCGGACCTTTAGCCGGAAAAATTCTATTTAACTGACCATATGACTATATACAGCAATTTGCCAACTATTTCCCGAAGATATTCTCTACCTAAAAGCTGTATTAGGAAAACAGAAGCAAAATAAGGCCACCAAGTACCATCTTATGAATACTACATACAGTTTCCGGTATATTTTCAGATTTAAAATATCAAGGTATGAACTGTAAACAATTCAATGCTATCAGCCTGGAAGAAGTCCTCGCTGTTCTCGGACACCTTCCAGTCAAACAAAATGATAAAGAAGCCTGGTATCTCAGTCCTTTTGGTACCGAGAAACAGGCATCTTTTAAGGTTGACAGGCCCAATAACATCTGGCACCTCTTTTCCGAAGGTGTAGGTGGTTCTACGACCGATTTCATACAGAAATATCTAAATATTTCTGTAAAAGAAGTCCTTGAATGGGCATCAGAACGTGATTTTTCTTCTTTTCAACCGCAAGAAAAAAAAACAAAACCTGAACCGGATTATCATATTGATAGGATAACTGACATTCAGAACCCTAATCTCATTCAGTATCTCTATGAAAGGAGGCTTTCAGCAAAGGTCTATCCATTGATAAAAGAAGTCTGGTTTACCATAGACAGTAAAAAGTTCTACGCTATTGGCTTTAAAAACCTTCTGGATGGATGGGAACTCCGAAACGCCTTCTATAAAGGTGCCCTGAACAGAAAGGACATTTCTATCCTATCATTTCCTGTAGAAATCAACAGCCCTACAGCTGAAAGTCAGAACCAGAAGGTTGCCGTTTTTGAGGGCTTTATGGATGCGCTGTCCTTTGTGGAAATGCAGAAAGAATTCAAAGGAGATCTGCTCGTGCTTAATTCGATTGCTCTGCTAAAAAGGGCTATGAAAGAACTGTCCGGATATTCCCAGATTAGTCTGTTTCTGGACAACGATAGCGCAGGCCGAAAATGTACTGCTAAAATCATGGCTGCCTATCCCTATGCCAAAGATTATTCCTATCTCTATCAGGCGCACAAAGACATGAATGAACACCTTGTGGCAAAGAGGAATCGGCAGGCTCTGTCTGTACGAAATGCGGGGAATGCTCCCCGAAAGGAAGCTGGCAGTGCAAAACAAAAAGAGGATTGCAATGAAGAAACAAACAGGATAAAAAAGGGTGTGCGCAGGAGAATGTAGCACTGTGCTTTTTACCAACTGTCTGCAAAAGTTAGGAGCTCATTCGCAACTTTGAAGGTCGATACTCTCCCAACAAAGTTTCTACTTCGCTCTGCCGAGGGCTAAAAAAGCAGCCATTGATAGGCTGCTTAAGATTCTTAATCATTAATAGTTCATGCACTGATTATTCAAAGCAGCTCTATCAATACTAATTTACTGTATTGTTAGAATTAATCAAAAAAAGAAATAAATAATGAAAACATCCATCAATTTTAAAGCGGTAAACTCAGATTCGGAAATTCATAATTTCCGCAGAAAAACTTTTGATTATATCCGAAAGGAACTAACACCACATAATGAATACTGGCAGGAAGATAAAATAGCGGACAGGATTCAAAAAATAGAAGCTTACTGTAAAGAAAAATCAGGTAGGAAATTACAGAAAAATGCCAAGCCTGTTCGTGAAGGAGTGGTGGTTATCAAAGAAGATACTACCATGAAAGATCTTTTTGATCTTTCCAAAAGATTAGAACAAGAATTGGGGATACGGGTATTCCAGATAGCCATCCATAAAGATGAAGGGCATTTTGATAAAGAATCCGAAGAATGGAAACCTAATTTCCATGCGCATCTTGTTGCAGACTGGCAGGATCAGACAACAGGAAAAACATTAAAGCACCAATCTTTCCACTATTCAAAAATGCAGGATCTGGCGGCAGAATGCCTAGGAATGGAAAGGGGAACGGCTGGTTCAGTAGGGAGGCTGGAAGCGGTTGAATTCAAAATACAGAAAAAAGAAGAGGAACTAAAAGCATTGGAAGAGAAAGTAGATCATATGAAAAAGCATCTCGGTTCTGGAAAGTTCAACGACCTTATTGTTAATGACACTAATTTTTTTGGAGTACAGCAGATCAAGACCAAAGAGACGATCGCTAATTTTGGCAATACTTTTAAGTTATATAACACGGAATTATTGAGAAACAGTAATGAGCTCGATAATAAAACAAGACAAATTACAGATCTTCGCAAAGAAATCACCCATCTAAAAAAAGAAAATGTTCAGCTTAAAGACAAAAACACAGCACTTTTGACAAATGCAGATGTTTTTGCTTTGGAAAAGAAAAAATATTTGGATTCTGTTGTAGATGCACTGGAAAAGGCGATCCGTTTTCAATGGTTTAAAAATCCTCTAACCGACAGGTCAGACGATAAAAAGCTTCTTCAGGAAATGAATACGGTATGCACCGATTTTTCAAAAAACAACCACATTCCATTTTCTGCTTTAGAACAAATATTTACCGTAACAGAATTGGCAACAGGACTATTTTCACTCCTGAGATTGGGAGACGGCAATGATATTGATCCTGAATATATTCCAGTACCCAAGAAAAAAAAGAAAAAAAGAAATATCAGATATTAGTAATAGTAAGAAGAACGATAATGGTTATAACCTGCCTTGGATTTGATAACAATTATTTTTATAAATACGTCATAATTTGATTATAAAAATATAACTGTGCTCTTTCATTTGCTCCTATTAGTTTTAAATTTTTGATAGTCAAATAAGCAAATTGCCCATAAGAATTGAAAAAATATTGGTGAAAGCCACCATTCTCCACTTGCCAATTAAGTAAAACAACAGTATAAACAACTTGTTGATCTTTTGGCAAATTTAAAACGTAATTATACCAATTATCACAATTCTTTAATAACTCCTCATTTAATTCACTTACTGCTTTCTCATATTTATTTGCAATGGTGTATTCCATTTGTAATTGATCTAAATGACATTAGATATAGTTTTTCACTGAAAGAATGTTTTTATAAACAAAGCCACAAAGTGGCTTTGTTTTCACCTATATTATAGAAAGGATTTATTATAATGCTTCAATATCAGCTTGGTCTACATTGAATTTTTGTAATAAGGAATAAGCTTTTTCGGAAATTGCCAAACCATTTTGTTCAGTGATAAAAAAATCATCCTTATAATCTTTCCCATTTATTTTTGCCCAAAAAAAAGCAGGTAATTCTTTATCTGGGTATAGATCTAAAAAAGTTTCAGATTTCGATATAAGAACATCATCAAACGTTATTCCTGATAGATTTTCACTTTCTATAGTTTTTTTTAAACGCTCTGTCATTATATAACAAGGAAAAGATTCTAAAATATCGCCTCCAAGCCACCCTTCAAATTCATAATTTAATTTTTTTACAAGAGGAGGAAATACAGAATTATCTAGTTCGGTATTCTCTCCCAATCCTCCAGCCACCTCTGGTTCAATTAATTTATACATAAATTAATATATTTCAAATTCATCATTTTCAAACTTATAAATAAATTCAGAAAACGAATCAGCAAGCAAAACAGCATCATTTTCTTCCATTCCAACCAATGGTATAGAATAAATATTGTTATTTGTTTTATTAAAAAAGATACCAACACCACCTCCATTAGTTCCAATAGGCACAAAATTTGGAACTAATCCTTCGGATTCATATTCTTTATTAATTTCCTCTAATTCATCTAATGGGAATAATTCAATATAACCACTTTTAGAATTAATTTCATGGTCTTTTAAGTTGTTTATAAAAGAAACATAATCCTTCGGAAATTTAAATTTATTATTCATCTTTAGCTATTCCAAAATTACCATTTTCCATTAAAAACCTATATCCGAAAGGTAAGGCTAGATATTTTAAAATATCAGGTCTAGCAAATGCAACATGAGAATAATGAACTGTCATTAAAGATTTTATATCATCATTGTAATCATCTGTAATTAACCACCATCCTGACATATGATCAGGTGATTCATATCGAATTCCTTCAATGTCTTTCCCTTCATAAACTCCTTGGGAAATAACCACCATCTGGTTAAAATTGGGAAATTGAGGAACCAATCCATAATATGAACATGTTTCTGATTGATTCCTTACTATTGAAATTGCAGTATCACAACCCTTAATAAAATTACTACCATCAGAACTTATTTCATAAAGATCATAATAATCTTGATCATCTAATCGAAATTGCAAAAGCCATGAATAATATCCTATATTTTGATTATCAGAAATACTTATATTACTCGTCGTAACATAATCAACAATATATTTAAGGACGTTAAGGTAATCATCAATTTGATTAACACCAATTGACAACCTAATTTCTTTATCTAAGTAAAGATTTAGACCTTTTGTCTCAACATAATTATTATTTAAATGGATTTCAATCTCTTTATACTTTACCATAAGTATCTTTTAATTTATAATTTTCTAATCTAATCTATTTTAGGAAGAATTCCTTGTCTCTTCATTCCTCCAATTATGCCTCCTTGGCTTGAACTACAAAATCTACAATGCGGATAGAAAGTTTGTGGCCATCCAAATGGAACTAGGGCATTTGCCGGTTGATGATCCAAAATCCAATTTCCTGATTTAGTTCCTGGGCTTAACTGCCCACACGTATGACACCCTAGAGTGTATCCCTGTTCATTGATTATAGTTCTTTCTTCGGCAGTGAAATTTCTACTTTTAAAGTTTTTTGCAATCAAACCTTCACCTGCAAATGGACCAGCATTCAGCACTCCATTATTGGCAACCGCATCTTTAGAAATAGCTTTTGCTTCTGCATTAAGCATTCCTTTTTCAGCAGCTAATAATTTTAATGCATCATCTCCATTTCTTGTCATAACCAAGAGAGGAATAGCCGCATACTTCATGTTTTGATTATCAGAAGCTGAAATTGCCATTCCGATACCTTCCAAAATTCCCCATGGGTCACCAGCTCCCCCAACATATTTAATAGGTCCATCATTTCTCACCCACATCAAAGGATCTATGTTCTTCTGCGCATTCCATTGAGTTATGTACGCATTAAACTCATCCAGTATTTGCATACCCCAATTAGAGCTGCTTCCGGTAAGATAAACTGTTGGAATAACAATTTCAAGAAGAGAGGTATAGACTGGTATTCCATTTGTTCCCACCTTAATACCAACTTCTGGAGCCCCATTACTTCCTCCACCGCCGTCACTACTAGCCCCAGTATTAAAAGGCATACCATCTCCTAAAAATGATGTGAACGATCCAAATCTATTATAACTCATTTGGTTGAGCTGGTTGATAATCCCAATATTTTCCACCCCGAAAAGATCATACTCCGGTCCCATGTACATCGCCTTTCTTCCGTCAGGATCAATAAACATCACAGGATTATTCAATGCATAATTGTAAGGCGTAACTTTTGTCGTAGTTTCAGCTAAGGGATCGATAACTCCCCAACGTGCAATATCACTCATATACATTCTTGCCCCGAAATCATTCCAGCCGGTTTCCTGCTGTAGTTCTTTGCCGCTGTATTGGTAGTTGTAGGCAGGATTTCCTAAGGTTTGGTTATAGCCTTGGTGCTTTAATCCGAAAGAATAATAGTTATTTTCTTCAATGATCTCTGTTCCTGAGCCATTTTTGGTATAGCTCAACCTCACATTTCCTAAATAGTTGGTAAATATATTTTTTCTTAAAATTAAAATGAGTAGCCATAATGCCTACTCATCAATATAACTATTGTATAAGTTCAACTTTATTGCTTAAAATTTCTCCAGAAAATAATTTATATTTTTTTAATTTCTTCTTTTGGGCAACTGTAAAATATTTGTCAATTCCATTAAACTCACACATACTTAACGAGATTTTATATTCTAATGATTTCTCAAGGATATAATTGTAAAAAATTAATTCCTGATTTGTAATATTGTATAAATCAAACTTAATCTTAAATGATATTTTTTCATTTGGTTTAAGGTAAATCAAATTGTTGATCAGATTATAATTAATTAAAGCTTCATTGTAATCCTTAATTTTATTTTTTTCTCCCCATTTCAATATTTTTTTTCGAAAAGAATCTCTTTTAAAATTAACTTTCTTTCCAATAGAGTCAAAATTATCAAAGTGCTTATATCCCATAACATAATTTTCTCTTTTGCCATCGGATGTAAAAATATTTACCATAAGTCCAAAGCTGGGAAACTCAGATTCATAATTAGCAAAAGTACTGCAATCTGTTTCATAAGGTCGCAAATGAAATCTATCTATAGGTAAAATATAATTTTCTTTTGAAGTATTATAAATAGTTATATCAGCAATTGAGTTTAACAATTTAAACTCTAACTTTAATTGACCAAATACTGAACAAAAAAATAAAGCCAAAATTAAAGTATAATATTTTTTTCTCATCTTAATTTATTTTTTCAATTTTATATATAACATTCCACTCATATCTTAAGCGATCAAAATCAGTTTTAACTCGGTCTATGATAGACTTTGGATATTCAGCTTCTTTTATCACCATACATAAAAGAGCAACTTTTTTAAGCTGCTCTTAACTAATTATTGTTCTAATTCAATTTTATTACTTTCTACTTTACCTGTAAATAATTTATACTTCTTTAATGCTTTTTTTTTGATCATCAGTTAAAAAATCATAAATGGTCCTGTCTGTCCTAAAAGATATAAATCCAAAATATTTTTTCCCTTTTTCTAAAATATACGAATCATGTACTCCTATTTCCTGATTTGTAATATTTCGTAAATTATAGGCTACTTCAAATTTCAATTCATCTTTTGGTTCCAAAAATCGTAAATTATTTACTAAATAATAATTTATTTGAGCAATATTTTCTTTTTTTATTCTATTCTTTATTTTCCAAGAATTTATTTTGTCTTTGTATTTTTTAGAAATGGAATCTTTTTTCAAATTCAACTCATCAACATCTAAATAAGGAGCACTTGAATTTGTCAACACTCTTTCTTGATTTTCATAATTATAAATTTGCAATGCAAGAGCAAAAAAAGGATAATTTTCACTCCAATTGGATTCTTTTATTATTTGATCATCTGAAAAATAAGCCTGTAAAGAAGTTGTATCTATAGGTATTACTACATTTTTATTACTTTCATTACGTATAATAATGTCTGCTTTTTGTTTGATAACATTTAAGCTCCATTCAATTTTAATTTGTCCTGACAAATTAAATGAAAATAAGAGAAAGCTATATAA from Chryseobacterium camelliae includes these protein-coding regions:
- a CDS encoding site-specific integrase, with product MLVEQSYGLTYFLKSSKNEKIRHIYLRITVDGIPKETSTKRKWYPNRWDQKEGKAIGTKEDARTINLFLESLTTKINRHRTELMNNDIPITSIDLINFVNGKYRARNKVLEEFQEHNDEMSKLVITGEYSKGTHERYITARSHVQEFIKYKYAKNDLEFTALNYEFVKDYNIYLKTVRNCSNNTSLKYISNFKKIVLRAVAKEIIPKDPFKLFVSKKTKIKKKPLTKMELKRIEEKEFRSERLSVVRDIFIFQCYTGLSYIDAFQLKWEDIKETDDGSMWIMSSRQKSKSDTDIPLLPKALEIMAQYKNDPLCLKRGTVLPGRSNQKMNEYLKEIAVLCEIHETLNTHKARRTFASTITLNNGVSIHVVKEMLGHYSIKQTEEYAITEQASIAREMKELETKLRSTDNFNQDLVKLLEQLEKEFQDLKTARSNHSDISFADRCDAFENMLCRAKAIV
- a CDS encoding DUF3408 domain-containing protein, with amino-acid sequence MINENSQEYDPKIGNEAKNQATNENRDKAIKVPVKSRVDEAETMRLMADWGLEERKPREDKPEISTDRSIKPTVEPVAQMTEKDYYEAFFKIPIENASKGRSVYIRPEFHQKFLKLIAGLEINKLTIYAYVDNIIERHFKEFDELIQKIYQDRNRPIF
- a CDS encoding SMI1/KNR4 family protein; amino-acid sequence: MNNKFKFPKDYVSFINNLKDHEINSKSGYIELFPLDELEEINKEYESEGLVPNFVPIGTNGGGVGIFFNKTNNNIYSIPLVGMEENDAVLLADSFSEFIYKFENDEFEIY
- a CDS encoding helix-turn-helix domain-containing protein, coding for MNTLTKNDLEAFRKQMISDIGNLLENKLAYGKESEEFGWMRSKAIRKALNISASTLQNLRITGKIRFKKVLGSYYYNKEDLQHLFDDED
- a CDS encoding zeta toxin family protein, which gives rise to MASEWSEELLKLREQYQLSDEDFTAILAIIVEEVADGYLPSPFPKVVILGGAPGSGKTELQKEAESLLRGNAVICNADNLRDFHPLSHEIKRNHPSFYPDITAEYAQKWNDLLCNYCQQKRLNYILETTFSSGARLQQTIREIKDVGYQVDIMLLAVSPRLSLLGTYIRYENSIENQGLGRKVSKEAHDVRFNAIPSTIDAITKNQLFDDIRIYSRSVVLEYANLIEGVTLVAHNPVNVLKVYQEEIERPCPLKLKEYFKQSYSNVFEMMRKRQAHPREIERFRNELGIIMPPSQKRGRRM
- a CDS encoding toprim domain-containing protein, translating into MNCKQFNAISLEEVLAVLGHLPVKQNDKEAWYLSPFGTEKQASFKVDRPNNIWHLFSEGVGGSTTDFIQKYLNISVKEVLEWASERDFSSFQPQEKKTKPEPDYHIDRITDIQNPNLIQYLYERRLSAKVYPLIKEVWFTIDSKKFYAIGFKNLLDGWELRNAFYKGALNRKDISILSFPVEINSPTAESQNQKVAVFEGFMDALSFVEMQKEFKGDLLVLNSIALLKRAMKELSGYSQISLFLDNDSAGRKCTAKIMAAYPYAKDYSYLYQAHKDMNEHLVAKRNRQALSVRNAGNAPRKEAGSAKQKEDCNEETNRIKKGVRRRM
- a CDS encoding DMP19 family protein → MEYTIANKYEKAVSELNEELLKNCDNWYNYVLNLPKDQQVVYTVVLLNWQVENGGFHQYFFNSYGQFAYLTIKNLKLIGANERAQLYFYNQIMTYL